A genomic window from Glycine soja cultivar W05 chromosome 10, ASM419377v2, whole genome shotgun sequence includes:
- the LOC114371031 gene encoding methionine gamma-lyase-like yields the protein MGDTYVLATPKRNRSDDVDGGEAKKLLLQQGEADPAAALASARHEFGEHGGVNMSIEASATFTVMEPETMRRMFAGELGPDRDFFIYSRHFNPTVLSLSRLMAALEGTEAAYCTASGMSAISAVLLQLCSHGEHVVASRTLYGGTHALLSHFLPRTCGISTSFVEVTDLDMVDAAIVEGKTKVLYFESVSNPTLTVANIPELCHMAHRKGVTVVVDNTFAPMVLSPARLGADVVVHSISKFISGGADIIAGAVCGPARLVNAMMDLQQGSLMLLGPTMNAKVAFELSERIPHLGLRMKEHSNRALEFATRLKRLGMRVIYPGLEEHPQHQLLKSMHNKDYGYGGLMCVDMETEERANRFMSHLQNYGQFGFMAVSLGYYETLMSCSGSSTSSELSTEEKELAGISPGLVRMSIGYIGTLEQKWSQLQKALTRLNDSGYNKIA from the exons ATGGGGGACACTTACGTTTTGGCCACACCGAAGCGCAACCGTTCCGATGACGTGGACGGCGGCGAGGCGAAGAAGCTGCTGTTGCAGCAGGGCGAGGCGGACCCGGCGGCGGCGCTGGCGAGCGCGCGGCACGAGTTCGGGGAGCACGGCGGGGTGAACATGTCGATCGAGGCGTCGGCGACGTTCACGGTGATGGAGCCGGAGACGATGCGGCGCATGTTCGCCGGAGAACTCGGCCCCGACCGCGACTTCTTCATCTACAGCCGCCACTTCAACCCGACGGTGCTGAGCCTCAGTCGCCTCATGGCCGCCCTCGAAGGCACCGAGGCCGCCTACTGCACCGCCAGCGGCATGTCCGCCATCTCCGCCGTCCTCCTCCAGCTCTGCAGCCACGGCGAACACGTGGTCGCCTCCAGAACTCTCTACGGTGGGACCCACGCGCTCCTCTCACACTTTCTCCCGCGCACGTGCGGAATATCCACTAGCTTCGTGGAGGTGACGGATCTTGACATGGTTGATGCTGCCATAGTAGAAGGGAAAACAAAAGTGCTTTACTTCGAATCTGTTTCCAACCCCACCCTTACGGTTGCGAACATACCTGAACTGTGCCACATGGCACACCGGAAGGGAGTGACGGTGGTGGTGGACAACACGTTCGCGCCCATGGTGCTTTCGCCAGCGCGTCTTGGTGCTGATGTTGTCGTTCACAGTATCTCCAAGTTCATCAGCGGTGGGGCCGATATCATTGCAG GAGCGGTGTGCGGACCCGCAAGACTGGTGAACGCAATGATGGATCTGCAACAAGGGTCACTAATGCTGCTGGGTCCAACAATGAATGCGAAAGTGGCATTCGAACTCTCGGAGAGAATACCGCACCTAGGGCTAAGAATGAAGGAGCATAGCAACCGCGCACTAGAGTTCGCAACGAGGCTCAAAAGGCTAGGAATGAGGGTAATATACCCGGGCCTGgaggagcacccacagcaccagCTTCTGAAATCAATGCACAACAAGGACTATGGCTACGGCGGGCTCATGTGCGTGGACATGGAAACGGAGGAGAGGGCCAACCGCTTCATGAGCCACTTGCAGAACTACGGCCAGTTCGGCTTCATGGCTGTGAGCTTGGGCTACTACGAGACCCTCATGTCCTGCTCCGGCAGCAGCACCAGCAGTGAACTCAGCACTGAGGAGAAGGAGCTCGCCGGAATCTCGCCGGGGCTCGTGAGGATGTCGATTGGGTACATTGGAACCTTGGAGCAGAAGTGGAGCCAGCTCCAAAAGGCGCTCACTAGACTAAACGACTCTGGATACAACAAGATCGCTTGA